One stretch of Tepiditoga spiralis DNA includes these proteins:
- a CDS encoding aspartate kinase — protein MNIIVKKYGGTSVATVERIEKIAKKVVELKKKNKIIVVVSAPAGMTNDLLEKAKKISKTPSKRELDMILSVGEQVSISLLSMAIQNLGEKSISFTGWQASILTNENYNKAKIKKINIKRIKKELEKDNVVILAGFQGVTKKNEITTLGRGGSDITATAVAAALGLKEVDICTDVNGVYTSDPRIVNNAKKIQKISYEEMLEMADSGAKVLHGRCVELAAKNNLKIHLRSSFTEEIGTIVGGVKNMEKPIIKGITLSKNESKISIKGIPYSINVLNTIFKEIANEGINIDLIVENKVKDEIDISFTLSKNDFEKALCVSNKIKEKLKAKNVEFNESVSKISVIGYGIKSNPGIAAKVFEVLSNEKIPIDMVSCSEIKISCIVSKEHSEIGLKKLHEKLIEKNKEVEKYENL, from the coding sequence ATGAATATTATAGTAAAAAAGTATGGAGGAACATCAGTTGCAACAGTTGAAAGAATAGAAAAGATAGCAAAAAAAGTAGTTGAATTAAAGAAAAAAAATAAAATAATTGTTGTTGTTTCTGCTCCTGCTGGAATGACTAATGATCTTTTAGAAAAGGCAAAAAAAATTTCAAAAACACCATCAAAACGAGAATTAGATATGATTTTATCTGTTGGTGAACAAGTATCTATATCTTTATTATCGATGGCAATACAAAATTTAGGAGAAAAATCCATCTCATTTACAGGTTGGCAGGCGAGTATTTTAACAAACGAGAATTACAATAAAGCAAAAATAAAAAAAATAAATATAAAAAGAATAAAAAAAGAATTAGAAAAAGATAATGTAGTAATTTTAGCAGGTTTTCAAGGAGTTACCAAAAAAAATGAAATAACGACTTTAGGAAGAGGTGGATCAGATATCACAGCAACAGCAGTTGCTGCAGCTTTAGGATTAAAGGAGGTAGATATATGTACAGATGTTAATGGAGTTTATACTTCAGATCCAAGAATAGTAAATAATGCAAAAAAAATACAAAAAATTTCTTATGAAGAAATGCTTGAAATGGCTGATTCTGGAGCAAAAGTTCTTCATGGAAGATGTGTTGAATTAGCTGCAAAAAATAATTTAAAGATACATTTAAGATCTTCATTTACAGAAGAAATAGGAACTATTGTTGGAGGGGTTAAAAATATGGAAAAACCTATAATAAAAGGAATTACATTATCAAAAAACGAATCAAAAATTTCAATAAAAGGAATACCTTACTCTATAAATGTTTTAAATACTATATTTAAGGAAATTGCAAATGAAGGTATAAACATAGATTTAATTGTAGAAAACAAAGTAAAAGATGAAATAGATATATCTTTTACCTTAAGTAAGAATGATTTTGAGAAAGCATTATGTGTAAGTAATAAGATAAAGGAAAAATTAAAAGCAAAAAATGTGGAGTTTAATGAAAGTGTTTCAAAAATATCTGTAATAGGATATGGAATAAAGTCTAATCCTGGAATTGCAGCAAAAGTTTTTGAAGTATTATCAAATGAAAAAATACCAATAGACATGGTTTCATGCTCAGAAATAAAAATTTCTTGTATTGTTTCAAAAGAACACTCAGAAATTGGTTTAAAAAAATTACACGAAAAGTTAATTGAAAAAAATAAGGAGGTTGAGAAGTATGAAAACTTATGA
- a CDS encoding TerD family protein, whose amino-acid sequence MSINLTKGQKINLSKDYAGLSKIMVGLGWDPVEQSAKGFFKSLFKENQDIDCDASVLMLKNDKLQSNSDLVYFGNLNDKANSVIHQGDNLTGEGEGDDEQIFVDLSRVPSDISRLVFVVNIYDCVRRKQHFGMIKNAFIRLVDIEGKKELLKYNLSDDYSNKTSLVVAELYRHNNEWKFGAIGEGNTDSGLKELIKRYK is encoded by the coding sequence ATGAGTATAAATCTCACAAAAGGACAAAAAATAAATTTATCTAAGGATTATGCAGGCTTATCTAAAATAATGGTGGGCCTTGGTTGGGATCCTGTTGAACAAAGTGCAAAAGGTTTTTTTAAATCACTTTTTAAAGAAAATCAAGATATAGACTGCGATGCATCAGTTTTAATGTTGAAAAATGATAAGTTGCAAAGTAACTCTGATTTAGTTTACTTTGGAAATTTAAATGATAAAGCAAATAGTGTTATTCATCAAGGAGATAACTTAACAGGAGAAGGAGAAGGCGACGATGAACAAATATTTGTTGATTTATCAAGAGTTCCAAGTGATATAAGCAGATTGGTATTTGTTGTAAATATATATGATTGTGTTAGAAGAAAACAACACTTTGGAATGATAAAAAATGCTTTCATAAGATTAGTAGATATTGAAGGAAAAAAAGAATTACTTAAATATAATTTAAGTGATGATTATTCTAATAAAACATCTTTAGTAGTAGCTGAACTTTATAGACATAATAATGAATGGAAATTTGGTGCTATAGGTGAAGGAAATACTGATTCAGGACTAAAAGAATTGATAAAAAGGTATAAATAA
- a CDS encoding TerD family protein yields the protein MAISLKKGEKVDLTKGTGIKKVIVGLGWDTNKYDGGFDFDLDASAFLLDANGKATSETDFVFYNNLKHPSGAVIHTGDNRTGEGEGDDEEILIDFEKIPSNIEKIAITVTIFEADQRKQNFGQVSNAFVRIVNQDTNEEYLRYDLTEDFSVETALVICEIYKHNNEWKFNAVGSGFSGGLAALVKNYGLDV from the coding sequence ATGGCTATTAGTTTAAAAAAAGGTGAAAAAGTAGATTTGACAAAAGGAACAGGAATAAAAAAAGTTATAGTAGGACTTGGATGGGATACAAATAAATATGATGGAGGATTTGACTTTGATTTAGATGCATCAGCTTTTTTATTAGATGCAAATGGAAAAGCAACATCAGAAACTGATTTTGTTTTTTATAATAATTTAAAACATCCAAGTGGAGCAGTTATTCATACAGGAGATAATAGAACTGGAGAAGGAGAAGGAGACGATGAAGAAATCTTAATAGATTTTGAAAAAATCCCTTCAAATATCGAAAAAATTGCTATAACAGTAACTATCTTTGAAGCAGATCAAAGAAAACAAAACTTTGGTCAAGTATCAAATGCCTTTGTTAGAATAGTAAATCAAGATACAAACGAAGAATATTTAAGATATGATTTAACAGAAGATTTTTCTGTAGAAACTGCTTTAGTTATTTGTGAAATTTACAAACACAATAATGAATGGAAATTCAATGCAGTAGGAAGTGGATTTTCAGGTGGTTTAGCAGCACTTGTAAAAAACTATGGACTTGATGTATAG
- a CDS encoding sodium:calcium antiporter yields the protein MFEWITNIWIALPVLVVMSYLVSVASDKLGDVLHITGLKLNIPTSVRGATFDAIASSFPEFATAMIAVLLYHKFNDVGVATIAGSGIFNILLIPLVSILAFKGIDLNLKVKAQYVYRDMIFYLISIVTLFIFTYIGYFNIYTGLILLLIYSAYIYVLYLQTKDFRNNQEEQEELEEDMSYLLITFWIVVAMAIIWISIDAIIASALVISNTIHVPPFIVSVVVIAAATSIPDTLLSVKSAKKGDADGAISNAVGSNIFDICVGLGIPMVIAGRTIEVQLSQNAGMFGFLLISMFTTGILLLKKKGMHKKDAGIMGIVYLLFIVYVVIKAING from the coding sequence ATGTTTGAGTGGATAACAAATATTTGGATTGCTTTACCAGTATTAGTTGTAATGAGTTATTTAGTTAGTGTAGCATCAGATAAATTAGGAGATGTTTTACATATTACAGGATTAAAGTTAAATATCCCAACTTCTGTTCGTGGGGCAACATTTGATGCAATAGCTTCATCCTTTCCAGAATTTGCAACAGCAATGATAGCTGTTCTTTTATATCATAAATTTAATGATGTTGGAGTTGCCACTATTGCAGGGTCTGGAATATTTAATATATTATTAATACCTCTTGTTAGTATATTAGCATTTAAAGGAATTGATTTAAATTTGAAAGTAAAAGCTCAATATGTTTATAGAGATATGATTTTTTATTTAATATCAATAGTTACATTATTTATTTTTACATATATTGGATACTTTAACATTTATACAGGTTTAATATTATTACTAATATATTCTGCATATATATATGTTTTATATCTTCAAACTAAAGATTTTAGAAATAATCAAGAAGAACAAGAAGAATTAGAAGAAGATATGAGCTATTTGTTAATAACATTTTGGATAGTTGTTGCAATGGCTATTATTTGGATATCAATTGATGCAATAATTGCTTCAGCTTTAGTTATATCAAATACAATACATGTTCCACCATTTATTGTTTCTGTTGTTGTTATAGCAGCAGCAACATCTATACCAGATACATTACTATCAGTTAAATCTGCTAAAAAAGGTGATGCTGATGGAGCTATCTCAAATGCTGTTGGATCAAATATCTTTGACATATGTGTTGGACTTGGAATACCAATGGTTATAGCAGGAAGAACTATAGAAGTTCAACTATCTCAAAATGCAGGTATGTTTGGATTTTTATTAATTTCAATGTTTACAACTGGAATTTTATTATTGAAGAAAAAAGGAATGCATAAAAAAGATGCAGGGATAATGGGCATAGTTTATTTGCTTTTTATAGTTTATGTTGTCATAAAAGCAATAAATGGATAA
- a CDS encoding TerD family protein — protein sequence MSINLKKGEKINLTKGTGIKKVIVGLGWDTNKYDGGFDFDLDASVFLLDANGKATSDSDFIFYNNLKHPSGAVIHTGDNKTGEGEGDDEQILIDFEKIPSNIEKISIAVTIHDAETRKQNFGQVSNAFVRVINQDTNEEYLRYDLSEDFSIETVLVICEIYKHNNEWKFNAVGSGFSGGLETLVKNYGLDA from the coding sequence ATGTCTATAAATTTAAAAAAAGGGGAAAAAATAAATTTAACAAAAGGAACAGGAATAAAAAAAGTTATAGTAGGACTTGGATGGGATACAAATAAATATGATGGAGGATTTGACTTTGATTTAGATGCTTCAGTATTTTTATTAGATGCGAATGGAAAAGCAACATCAGATTCTGATTTCATATTTTATAATAATTTAAAACATCCAAGTGGAGCAGTTATTCATACAGGAGATAATAAAACTGGAGAAGGAGAAGGAGATGATGAACAAATCTTAATAGATTTTGAAAAAATTCCTTCGAATATCGAAAAAATTTCTATAGCTGTAACAATACACGATGCAGAAACAAGAAAACAAAACTTTGGACAAGTATCAAATGCCTTTGTTAGAGTAATAAATCAAGATACAAATGAAGAATATTTAAGGTATGATTTAAGTGAAGATTTTTCAATAGAAACAGTTTTAGTTATTTGTGAAATTTATAAACACAATAATGAATGGAAATTCAATGCAGTAGGAAGTGGATTTTCAGGTGGTTTAGAAACACTTGTGAAAAATTATGGACTTGATGCTTAA
- a CDS encoding YceG family protein, which yields MLNIERIIISKSKKSNNLLEDLKINITKRVDYYYHKSLFVPVYFYRIVGNEKTLNYIKNSLNDKKYILIQAKSFKQDDNLLSLIKNTYNENINMFFKSIKNTNFFNITNTKILNDSIAIAFYKTLKLYEKKNNNITKIKNFSYKMLLKIKEYSKDICIDEDNTKILYYGNIKEHDIYFLYFLFEIGCDILYINENDNEFEKFDFINEISNKTTIQVPTNFKLQSNKIHNESNINKLPLNTFHTDDIITTLKKSDDIFSDFFLPLSKRHNYVNGEKIILPVFFYRYIGIKDNEVDFNNELFHFDKKLLEYGSKYIKFINKIPFNPQFMPNLNWMSLKTSEEIVQYLNQNSAFFQLEDKKYKLKLLSSFKEILYLFLIEENNPSKIKNFVFKFISWINEYLPNLISNFDYANKLNKVIINPKILYYGEIKKHEFYFLIFLSKMGSDILYINKLKDVTYDLNNKYSIPFLLEKRCENTPFPQKEVITRKETTAYKASEEIGMIIHNEEDGVYKPWQFQNYYPKAVTLKTTYDELKILWNNESRMRTGFKVFNKNIYIPNIFAKISGTHEQINDYWSDLSSFLTENTLFFEEVPFTKITYTKQELYKSAFLFKDNKINKEELLNYEFYKFGYLNTGVQSSIINKIEELIELNPFKETMTMELKLKILVTILELPKEIVRMIQNFDYPFIPPKIVIYDNTEKMFSIEDSIIISFLNLFGFDILILTPTGYNNIEQKIKTQYYDIHKIGKNIFDLNLPDLKKLKKQKKSIWSIFSKK from the coding sequence ATGCTTAATATAGAAAGAATTATTATTTCAAAATCAAAAAAATCAAATAACTTATTAGAAGATTTAAAAATCAACATAACAAAAAGAGTTGACTATTATTATCATAAATCTTTATTTGTTCCAGTTTATTTTTATAGAATTGTGGGAAATGAAAAAACATTAAATTACATCAAAAATTCCTTAAATGATAAAAAATATATACTAATACAAGCAAAATCTTTTAAACAAGATGATAATCTTTTATCTTTAATAAAAAATACATACAATGAAAATATTAATATGTTTTTCAAATCTATAAAAAATACCAACTTTTTCAATATAACAAATACTAAAATTTTAAATGATAGTATTGCAATCGCTTTTTATAAAACATTGAAACTTTATGAAAAGAAAAATAATAATATTACTAAAATAAAAAACTTTTCTTATAAAATGCTCTTAAAGATAAAAGAATATTCTAAAGACATTTGTATTGATGAAGATAACACTAAAATTTTATACTATGGAAATATAAAAGAACATGATATATACTTTTTATACTTTTTATTTGAAATAGGATGTGATATCTTATATATAAATGAAAATGACAATGAATTTGAAAAATTTGATTTTATAAATGAAATATCAAATAAAACTACTATACAAGTTCCAACAAATTTTAAGCTTCAATCAAATAAAATACATAATGAATCAAATATAAATAAACTTCCATTAAATACTTTTCATACAGATGATATAATAACAACCTTAAAAAAATCTGATGATATTTTTAGTGATTTTTTTCTTCCTCTATCAAAAAGACATAATTATGTAAATGGTGAAAAAATTATTCTACCTGTATTTTTTTATAGATATATAGGAATTAAGGATAATGAAGTTGATTTTAATAATGAATTATTTCATTTTGATAAGAAATTATTAGAATATGGAAGTAAATATATAAAATTTATAAATAAAATACCATTTAATCCTCAATTTATGCCTAATTTAAATTGGATGAGTCTAAAAACTTCTGAAGAAATTGTACAATATTTAAATCAAAATTCTGCTTTCTTTCAATTAGAAGATAAAAAATATAAGTTAAAATTGTTATCTTCATTTAAAGAAATTCTATATTTATTTTTAATAGAAGAAAATAATCCATCCAAGATTAAAAATTTTGTATTTAAATTTATTTCTTGGATAAATGAATATTTACCAAACCTAATATCAAACTTTGATTATGCCAATAAATTAAATAAAGTTATAATCAATCCTAAAATTTTATATTATGGTGAAATAAAAAAACATGAATTTTATTTTTTGATATTTCTATCAAAAATGGGATCAGATATTCTTTATATAAACAAATTAAAAGATGTTACATATGATCTAAACAATAAATATTCAATTCCATTCTTATTAGAAAAAAGATGTGAAAATACTCCTTTTCCACAAAAAGAAGTAATAACTAGAAAAGAAACAACTGCGTATAAAGCTTCAGAAGAAATAGGAATGATAATACACAATGAAGAAGATGGTGTTTATAAACCTTGGCAATTTCAAAATTATTATCCAAAAGCTGTAACTTTAAAAACAACTTATGATGAATTAAAAATCTTATGGAATAATGAATCGAGAATGAGAACAGGTTTTAAAGTATTTAATAAAAATATTTATATACCAAACATTTTTGCTAAAATAAGTGGAACTCATGAACAAATAAATGATTATTGGTCTGATTTATCTTCTTTTTTAACAGAAAACACTTTGTTTTTTGAAGAAGTTCCTTTTACAAAAATAACTTATACAAAACAAGAACTTTATAAAAGTGCTTTTTTATTTAAAGATAATAAAATAAATAAAGAAGAATTATTAAATTATGAATTTTATAAGTTTGGATATTTAAATACAGGCGTTCAATCTTCTATTATAAATAAAATAGAAGAATTAATAGAACTTAATCCATTTAAAGAAACAATGACTATGGAACTTAAGCTAAAAATATTAGTTACAATTTTAGAATTACCTAAAGAAATAGTTAGAATGATTCAAAACTTTGATTATCCATTTATTCCACCTAAAATTGTAATTTATGATAATACAGAAAAGATGTTTAGCATTGAAGATTCTATTATCATATCTTTTCTAAACTTATTTGGATTTGATATTTTAATACTAACTCCAACTGGATACAATAACATAGAACAAAAAATTAAAACACAGTATTATGATATTCATAAAATTGGTAAAAATATCTTCGATTTAAACTTACCAGATTTAAAAAAATTAAAAAAACAGAAAAAATCAATTTGGTCTATTTTTTCAAAAAAATAA
- a CDS encoding toxic anion resistance protein, whose amino-acid sequence MADEFKIENENIEEVKNEIELKVKNSPEVQAISSQIDFKNVESILTFGKETAEEISKFADKILNSIETTKIEDSGTLLVQLNKIMDKFDIKDFNDAEKKQGLLKKLFKKAEKTIDGLLKKYHTMGGEVDKVYIQLKEYENEITQSNRMLEEMFNKNMEYYETLEKYIQAGHIVVERLKSEILPQLEEKTKSGEQIDQVNYSNGLQVLEMMEQRIYDLELAKSVALQTMPQIKLIQKGNYNLIRKINSAFIITIPIFKQGLNQAITLKRQKIQAQAMAALDEKTNELLLRNAQNTAMQSKMTAQLAGSSSIKLETLEETWKTIMKGIDETREIQENLKQERINGTKKLHELQNEYNNKIKK is encoded by the coding sequence ATGGCTGATGAATTTAAAATTGAAAATGAAAACATTGAAGAAGTAAAAAATGAAATAGAGTTAAAAGTAAAAAATTCTCCAGAAGTACAAGCTATATCTTCACAAATAGATTTTAAAAATGTTGAATCAATATTGACCTTCGGAAAAGAAACTGCTGAAGAAATATCAAAATTTGCAGATAAAATTTTGAATTCTATTGAAACAACAAAAATAGAAGATTCTGGAACGCTTTTAGTTCAATTAAACAAGATCATGGATAAGTTCGATATAAAGGATTTTAATGATGCTGAAAAAAAGCAAGGTTTATTAAAAAAATTATTTAAAAAAGCAGAAAAAACTATTGATGGGTTATTAAAAAAATACCATACAATGGGTGGAGAAGTTGATAAAGTATATATTCAATTAAAAGAATATGAAAATGAAATTACTCAAAGTAATAGAATGCTTGAAGAAATGTTCAATAAAAATATGGAATATTATGAAACTCTAGAAAAATACATTCAAGCTGGTCATATTGTTGTTGAAAGATTAAAAAGTGAAATATTACCTCAACTTGAAGAAAAAACCAAATCAGGAGAACAAATAGATCAAGTAAATTATTCTAATGGTTTACAGGTTCTTGAAATGATGGAACAAAGAATTTATGATCTTGAACTTGCAAAAAGTGTCGCTCTCCAAACTATGCCACAAATAAAATTAATTCAAAAAGGTAATTATAATTTAATAAGAAAAATAAACTCTGCATTCATAATAACCATTCCTATTTTTAAACAAGGATTAAACCAAGCAATAACTCTTAAAAGGCAAAAAATTCAAGCACAAGCAATGGCAGCGCTTGATGAAAAAACAAATGAACTTTTATTGAGAAACGCTCAAAATACGGCTATGCAATCAAAAATGACTGCACAACTTGCAGGTAGTAGTTCTATAAAATTAGAAACATTAGAAGAAACTTGGAAAACTATAATGAAAGGCATTGATGAAACTCGTGAAATTCAAGAAAATCTAAAACAAGAAAGAATAAATGGTACCAAAAAACTTCATGAACTTCAAAACGAATATAATAATAAGATAAAAAAATAA
- a CDS encoding Eco57I restriction-modification methylase domain-containing protein: MYKNLSNTIIKIKSIIQNDLKSSIALKKLKIKDIEELVFTHFNSIVALKIMQEKFLISEEYTSTDSLIYEKISKKMNLKKNSEELYYEVFQVAFNELYQKIPEFFLKPEISLSGYALKKIMNELNLVKDWNKDDILGWCYQYYNDDVRENNKSIAIQSQFYTPEWIIEFLVDNTLTTYYSEINKYTHLKEKYNIIPKKNREYKDLSNISILDPACGSGHFLIKSYDRLIEMYEENGISSEDASKLIIENNLFGLDVDKRAIQTTKLILKLKALENNCFETLNFNIHSISDDLGSLQKNTIFEQKFDIVLSNPPYTDSSNYSKDLKEKIFSLYTNFKKNLYTCFIKKNYDFLKDEGLLGMITPQTFMFISSYQKTREFILNNMNIRMFVQFGLGGVFNDALVDTAAYIMEKSELNHGTYIDLTKSKNKKEKLFYIWKNKNFEYSRNVYYIDNNNFKKIPGFPFAYWMNQKLLNIFSNLQLKDIADVRQGIATGDNKRFLRYNWEVAKEEINKKWIPYSKGGPYNMWYGNLWWVIAYDDKNKELLKKSGNKLPSRQYYFREGITYSMTTSKGSTFRYLPKNFMFDCKGSSIFFKKEKLKFRILTILNSTFGRFLYKFIAGSVDLEVGDLKKLPIHKNIIEDIDKTKFLDLLGKILIIIKKQNLDIYPIELHYKGSPLHQLQCNQLPLITETDTVKRIKNFIKKRDSLDTYLTLFESIADKLIFELYNLNEKDIKLVLKEMSTPVGWLKINKNHTNHLLKLKDILTKTYLKEFKIEESEVEKLQKYIDSYIEALKVETKKINTEDKILKSYYKRWKIDYDNQIKKVSTELKLNPLIIFEESIKGNVLSRYRVQEYLFLAIDHSIKKILKESEYGFLDVEKTKEKIKPLSTRIMLDLEKVGITDDFFSSFTGKSIEKYLITDYIKSHKKLYKNAPIIWKIDTVFLLFSRLNSGTFQLISKVYIKPEIKQLELKRFKTDKDLKRIEKLKTIDENLLKLSPIPEKGIKYNLNKLTFIK, encoded by the coding sequence ATGTATAAAAACTTATCAAATACTATTATAAAAATAAAATCTATTATACAAAATGATTTAAAAAGTTCAATAGCTTTAAAAAAATTAAAGATAAAAGATATTGAAGAATTGGTATTTACACACTTTAACTCTATTGTAGCTTTAAAAATTATGCAAGAAAAATTTTTAATAAGTGAAGAATATACATCAACTGATTCTTTAATATATGAAAAAATATCAAAAAAAATGAACTTAAAAAAAAATTCAGAGGAACTTTATTATGAAGTATTTCAAGTAGCTTTTAATGAACTTTATCAAAAAATACCTGAATTTTTTTTAAAACCAGAAATTTCTCTATCTGGATATGCTTTAAAAAAAATAATGAATGAATTAAATTTAGTAAAAGATTGGAATAAAGATGATATTTTAGGATGGTGTTATCAATATTATAATGATGATGTACGTGAAAATAATAAAAGTATAGCAATTCAATCGCAATTTTATACGCCTGAATGGATAATTGAATTTTTAGTGGATAATACACTAACAACTTATTATTCTGAAATAAATAAGTATACACATTTAAAAGAAAAGTATAATATAATCCCTAAAAAGAACAGAGAGTATAAAGATTTATCAAATATAAGTATTTTAGATCCAGCTTGTGGTAGTGGACATTTTTTAATAAAATCTTATGATAGATTAATTGAAATGTATGAAGAAAACGGAATATCCTCAGAAGATGCTTCAAAATTAATAATTGAAAATAATTTATTTGGTTTAGATGTAGATAAAAGAGCCATTCAAACAACAAAATTAATTTTAAAATTGAAAGCATTAGAAAACAATTGTTTTGAAACTTTAAATTTTAATATACATAGTATTTCAGATGACTTGGGAAGTCTTCAAAAAAATACAATATTTGAACAAAAATTTGATATAGTTTTATCAAATCCTCCATATACTGATTCATCAAATTATAGTAAAGATTTAAAAGAAAAGATTTTTTCATTGTATACAAACTTTAAAAAAAATTTATATACTTGTTTTATAAAAAAGAACTATGATTTTTTAAAAGATGAAGGATTACTTGGAATGATTACACCACAAACTTTTATGTTTATATCGAGTTATCAAAAAACACGTGAATTTATATTAAACAATATGAATATAAGAATGTTTGTTCAATTTGGCCTTGGTGGAGTATTTAATGATGCACTTGTTGATACTGCTGCTTATATAATGGAAAAATCAGAGTTAAATCATGGTACTTATATAGATTTAACAAAAAGTAAGAATAAAAAAGAAAAATTATTTTATATATGGAAAAATAAAAATTTTGAATATTCAAGAAATGTTTATTATATAGACAACAATAATTTTAAGAAGATTCCAGGATTTCCATTTGCTTATTGGATGAATCAAAAATTGTTAAATATATTTTCTAATCTACAATTAAAAGATATAGCTGATGTAAGACAAGGAATAGCAACAGGAGATAATAAAAGGTTTTTAAGATACAATTGGGAAGTAGCCAAAGAAGAAATAAATAAAAAATGGATACCTTATTCTAAAGGTGGACCATACAATATGTGGTATGGTAATTTATGGTGGGTAATAGCTTATGATGATAAAAATAAAGAGCTTTTGAAAAAAAGTGGAAATAAATTGCCAAGTAGACAGTATTACTTTAGAGAAGGGATAACTTATTCAATGACAACTTCTAAAGGTTCTACTTTTAGATATTTACCAAAAAATTTCATGTTTGATTGTAAAGGAAGTTCTATATTTTTTAAAAAAGAAAAGTTAAAATTTAGAATTTTAACTATTTTAAATAGTACTTTTGGAAGGTTTTTATATAAATTTATTGCAGGAAGTGTGGATTTAGAAGTTGGAGATTTAAAAAAACTTCCAATACATAAAAATATAATTGAAGATATAGATAAAACAAAATTTTTAGATTTATTAGGAAAAATATTAATAATAATAAAAAAACAAAACTTAGATATATATCCAATAGAACTACATTATAAAGGATCACCATTACATCAATTACAATGTAATCAATTGCCATTAATTACAGAAACGGATACTGTAAAGAGAATAAAAAACTTTATAAAGAAAAGGGATTCTTTAGATACATATTTGACTTTATTTGAAAGTATAGCAGATAAACTTATTTTTGAACTCTATAATTTAAATGAAAAAGATATTAAATTGGTATTAAAAGAAATGAGTACACCAGTTGGATGGCTAAAGATAAATAAAAATCATACAAATCATTTGCTTAAGTTAAAGGATATATTGACAAAAACTTATTTAAAAGAATTTAAAATAGAAGAAAGTGAAGTTGAAAAACTACAAAAATATATAGATTCATACATAGAAGCATTAAAAGTAGAAACTAAAAAAATAAACACTGAAGATAAAATACTTAAATCTTATTATAAACGTTGGAAGATAGATTATGATAATCAAATAAAAAAAGTTTCTACTGAATTAAAACTAAACCCTTTAATAATTTTTGAAGAAAGTATTAAAGGTAATGTTTTATCAAGATACAGAGTACAAGAATATTTGTTTCTTGCAATAGATCATTCAATAAAAAAGATTCTTAAGGAATCAGAATATGGTTTTTTAGATGTAGAAAAAACTAAAGAAAAGATTAAACCGCTTTCAACAAGAATAATGTTGGATCTTGAAAAAGTAGGTATAACAGATGATTTTTTTAGTTCTTTTACTGGAAAATCAATAGAAAAATATTTAATTACAGATTATATAAAATCACATAAAAAACTGTATAAAAATGCACCTATTATTTGGAAAATTGATACAGTATTTCTGCTTTTTTCAAGGTTAAATTCAGGAACATTTCAGTTAATTTCAAAAGTTTATATCAAACCAGAAATTAAGCAATTAGAATTAAAACGGTTTAAAACAGACAAAGATTTAAAACGAATAGAAAAATTAAAAACTATTGATGAAAATTTATTAAAATTATCTCCGATACCCGAGAAAGGAATTAAATATAATTTAAATAAATTAACTTTTATAAAATAA